One Oncorhynchus clarkii lewisi isolate Uvic-CL-2024 chromosome 28, UVic_Ocla_1.0, whole genome shotgun sequence genomic region harbors:
- the LOC139387367 gene encoding apolipoprotein D-like — MQALQVLSLTLLSVLAANAQTFRPGKCPQPPVQANFDTARYLGKWYEIQKLPAIFQKGECSTATYSLKSPGVVGVLNRELLSNNTVNAITGYAKVKDLSEPAKLEVTFFEDSSPGPYWVLSTDYEGHSVVYSCTEFLGAFHVDFAWILSREPTLSKEKLGELYYVFTSNGINIDVMTVTDQSKELCVDMPLWA; from the exons ATGCAGGCTCTACAGGTTTTGTCTCTGACTCTGCTGTCCGTTCTGGCAGCTAACGCCCAGACCTTCCGCCCTGGAAAATGCCCCCAACCCCCCGTCCAGGCAAACTTTGACACCGCCAGG TATCTGGGCAAGTGGTATGAGATCCAGAAGCTCCCTGCCATCTTCCAGAAGGGCGAGTGCAGCACTGCCACCTACTCCTTGAAGAGCCCCGGAGTAGTTGGTGTGCTCAACAGGGAGCTGCT GTCTAACAACACTGTCAATGCTATTACTGGCTATGCTAAGGTCAAGGACCTCTCTGAGCCCGCCAAGCTGGAAGTCACCTTCTTCGAGG ACTCTTCCCCTGGCCCCTACTGGGTGTTGTCCACTGACTACGAGGGCCACTCTGTGGTCTACAGCTGCACTGAATTCCTGGGCGCCTTCCACGTGGACTTTGCCTGGATCCTGAGCAGAGAGCCAACCCTCTCTAAGGAGAAACTTGGGGAGCTATACTACGTGTTCACCTCCAACGGCATCAACATCGACGTGATGACCGTCACCGACCAGAGCAAAGAGCTGTGCGTCGACATGCCTCTGTGGGCCTAA